In Nonomuraea muscovyensis, one genomic interval encodes:
- a CDS encoding roadblock/LC7 domain-containing protein has product MRFAQRLSLRRRPPVELRDEVLKDEVLREMVLLRERTPDITGSVACTVDGLPLACDLAAGDGDRTAALTAALVAMSRRMLSLSGRGDLQETLISGTAGFAAFYTAGPTIVLTVLARPGTNLGLLRLEGYKTAAAVAVIAARIR; this is encoded by the coding sequence ATGAGGTTCGCCCAGAGGTTGTCGCTGCGAAGGAGGCCGCCGGTGGAGCTCCGCGACGAGGTGCTGAAGGACGAGGTGCTGCGGGAGATGGTGCTCCTGCGCGAGCGCACCCCCGACATCACCGGCAGCGTCGCCTGCACGGTCGACGGGCTGCCCCTCGCCTGCGATCTGGCCGCGGGTGACGGCGACCGGACGGCCGCGCTGACGGCCGCGCTGGTCGCGATGAGCAGGCGCATGCTCTCCCTGTCCGGCAGGGGCGACCTCCAGGAGACGCTCATCTCGGGCACCGCCGGGTTCGCCGCGTTCTACACCGCGGGCCCCACGATCGTCCTCACAGTCCTGGCCCGGCCCGGCACGAACCTCGGGCTGCTCCGGCTGGAGGGGTACAAGACGGCGGCCGCCGTGGCCGTCATCGCAGCACGGATCCGATGA
- a CDS encoding selenium-binding protein SBP56-related protein, protein MALWTPDPTFYASPRDAAAAPDERYAYVVAFDRQAARPDAIAVLDTDPASSGYGGVVGWTELPTKGDELHHFGWNACSSALCPYAPHPHVERRYLVVPGIRSSRIHILDTKDRVSPEIVKVVEAEELARRAGYSRPHTVHCGPEGLYVSALGGANGEDGPGGIAILDHQSFEVLGRWEMDRGPQYFAYDFWWHINHDVLITSEWGTPSMIENGLVGELLLGRKYGHRLHFWDLRKRRHLQEVDLGDQYQMPLELRPAHDPTQTYGFVGVVISVEDLSASVWTWFQENGRWQVSKVIDIPAEPADPADLPDLLKPFGAVPPLVTDIDLSVDDQRLYVSCWGTGELKQFDVSDPFKPVEIGSVRLGGIVRGTPHPADGGRLRGGPQMVEVSRDGRRVYVSNSLYGAWDDQFYPEGVGAWLAKIDTESFTLDKRFFPHGDDFRGLRPHQVRLQGGDASSDSYCYP, encoded by the coding sequence ATGGCTCTCTGGACACCGGATCCCACGTTCTACGCCTCTCCGCGCGACGCCGCCGCCGCGCCGGACGAGCGGTACGCCTACGTCGTCGCGTTCGACCGCCAGGCAGCCAGGCCCGACGCGATAGCCGTCCTGGACACCGACCCCGCCTCGTCCGGCTACGGCGGAGTGGTCGGCTGGACCGAGCTGCCCACCAAGGGGGACGAGCTCCACCACTTCGGCTGGAACGCCTGCAGCAGCGCCCTGTGCCCGTACGCCCCGCATCCCCACGTCGAGCGCCGCTACCTCGTCGTGCCCGGCATCCGGTCCTCGCGCATCCACATCCTCGACACCAAGGACCGGGTCAGCCCGGAGATCGTCAAGGTGGTCGAGGCCGAGGAGCTGGCCCGGCGGGCCGGCTACTCCCGCCCGCACACCGTGCACTGCGGCCCGGAGGGCCTGTACGTCTCGGCGCTCGGCGGTGCGAACGGCGAGGACGGCCCCGGCGGGATCGCCATCCTCGACCACCAGTCGTTCGAGGTGCTCGGCCGATGGGAGATGGACCGGGGCCCGCAGTACTTCGCCTACGACTTCTGGTGGCACATCAACCACGATGTGCTGATCACCTCCGAGTGGGGCACCCCGTCCATGATCGAGAACGGTCTCGTGGGCGAGCTGCTGCTCGGCCGCAAGTACGGCCACCGGCTGCACTTCTGGGACCTGCGCAAGCGCCGCCACCTGCAGGAAGTGGACCTCGGCGACCAGTACCAGATGCCGCTCGAACTCCGCCCGGCCCACGACCCCACCCAGACCTACGGCTTCGTCGGCGTCGTCATCAGCGTCGAGGACCTGTCGGCCTCGGTCTGGACCTGGTTCCAGGAGAACGGCCGCTGGCAGGTGAGCAAGGTCATCGACATCCCCGCCGAACCGGCCGACCCCGCGGACCTGCCGGACCTGCTCAAGCCGTTCGGCGCGGTGCCGCCCCTGGTCACGGACATCGACCTGTCCGTGGACGACCAGCGGCTCTACGTCTCCTGCTGGGGGACCGGCGAGCTCAAGCAGTTCGACGTGAGCGACCCGTTCAAACCCGTGGAGATCGGCTCCGTGCGCCTCGGCGGCATCGTGCGCGGCACACCGCACCCCGCCGACGGCGGACGGCTGCGCGGCGGGCCCCAGATGGTCGAGGTGAGCAGGGACGGCCGGCGCGTCTACGTGAGCAACTCCCTGTACGGCGCCTGGGACGACCAGTTCTACCCCGAGGGTGTCGGGGCGTGGCTGGCCAAGATCGACACCGAGTCGTTCACCCTCGACAAGCGCTTCTTCCCGCACGGCGACGACTTCCGCGGTCTGCGCCCGCACCAGGTTCGGCTGCAGGGCGGCGACGCGTCGTCCGACTCCTACTGCTATCCATGA
- a CDS encoding zinc-dependent alcohol dehydrogenase family protein, producing MTDTMTAWVVRRPGPMAARPLERVRLPVPEPGPGEVLIRVEVCAVCRTDLHLAEGDLTPRRPRTVPGHEVVGRVAARGPGAGRLAEGGRVGVAWLRSTCGACRYCVRGAENLCPYSHYTGWDTDGGYAEYLTAPEDFVYPLPEDRPAERLAPLLCAGIIGYRALLRAELPPGGRLGVYGFGASAHLTAQVAIAQGATVHVLTRAAEARRLALELGAASAGDAYGAPPEPLDAAILFAPVGDLVPVALAALDRGGTLAVAGIHLTDIPSLNYQEHLFQERTLRSVTANTRADGVALLAHAARHPVRVATTPYGLDDADRALADLAADRVTGAAVLHVGG from the coding sequence GTGACGGACACGATGACGGCGTGGGTCGTGCGGCGGCCCGGTCCGATGGCGGCGCGGCCGCTGGAGCGGGTCCGGCTGCCCGTGCCCGAACCCGGTCCCGGCGAGGTGCTGATCCGGGTCGAGGTGTGCGCCGTCTGCCGCACCGACCTGCACCTGGCCGAGGGCGACCTGACCCCGCGGCGGCCGCGTACCGTGCCCGGCCACGAGGTGGTCGGGCGGGTCGCCGCCCGCGGCCCCGGAGCCGGACGGCTCGCCGAGGGCGGCCGGGTGGGCGTGGCGTGGCTGCGGTCCACCTGCGGCGCCTGCCGCTACTGCGTACGCGGCGCCGAGAACCTGTGCCCGTACTCCCACTACACCGGCTGGGACACCGACGGCGGCTACGCCGAGTACCTGACCGCGCCGGAGGACTTCGTCTACCCGCTGCCCGAGGACCGGCCGGCCGAGAGGCTCGCCCCCCTGCTGTGCGCGGGCATCATCGGCTACCGGGCGCTGCTGCGGGCCGAGCTGCCGCCGGGCGGCCGGCTGGGCGTGTACGGGTTCGGGGCGTCGGCCCACCTCACCGCGCAGGTGGCCATCGCCCAGGGCGCCACCGTGCACGTGCTGACCCGGGCCGCCGAGGCGCGGCGGCTCGCGCTGGAACTGGGCGCCGCCTCGGCGGGCGACGCGTACGGCGCGCCGCCGGAGCCGCTGGACGCGGCCATCCTGTTCGCGCCGGTGGGCGACCTGGTGCCGGTGGCGCTGGCGGCCCTGGACCGGGGCGGCACGCTGGCCGTCGCCGGCATCCACCTCACCGACATCCCGTCGCTGAACTACCAGGAGCACCTGTTCCAGGAACGCACGCTGCGCAGCGTCACCGCCAACACCCGGGCCGACGGCGTGGCCCTGCTGGCGCACGCCGCCCGCCACCCGGTGCGGGTGGCGACCACACCGTACGGGCTGGACGACGCGGACCGGGCGCTGGCCGACCTGGCCGCCGACCGCGTCACCGGCGCGGCCGTCCTCCACGTGGGCGGCTGA
- a CDS encoding universal stress protein, translated as MTEQQTVVVGYDGSHFAMQALDWAMDECELRELPLTITHAWRWPYGEAPEEAKLHLRKAAEHVLGHGADCARASSSVRDIVTDLYEGSPADRLVQLSSGAALVVVGSRGLGALARSVMGSVAGYAAADSHAPVIIVRGAGPLPAAAEPGPVVLGLGPDTPDEALDFAFGEAALRRLPLMAVHAIRPPALAWGVPMAPIPDLDTVTGAARDRMDERLARWRDRYPEVPAEARAVLATAKEALRAASAEASLLVVGADRARHRGHLGTVVRAMTEHAACPVAVVPADTGARE; from the coding sequence ATGACCGAGCAGCAGACAGTCGTCGTCGGCTACGACGGCTCGCACTTCGCCATGCAGGCCCTCGACTGGGCGATGGACGAGTGCGAGCTGCGGGAGCTGCCGCTGACGATCACGCACGCCTGGCGCTGGCCGTACGGCGAGGCGCCCGAGGAGGCCAAACTCCACCTGCGCAAGGCGGCCGAGCACGTGCTGGGCCACGGCGCCGACTGCGCGCGCGCCTCCAGCTCCGTCCGTGACATCGTCACCGACCTGTACGAGGGCTCGCCCGCCGACCGGCTGGTCCAGCTCTCGTCCGGCGCGGCGCTCGTCGTCGTCGGCTCGCGCGGGCTCGGCGCCCTGGCCAGGTCCGTGATGGGCTCCGTCGCCGGTTACGCGGCGGCCGACTCCCACGCGCCGGTGATCATCGTTCGCGGGGCCGGTCCCCTCCCGGCCGCGGCCGAACCCGGTCCCGTCGTGCTCGGGCTCGGCCCGGACACGCCGGACGAGGCGCTCGACTTCGCCTTCGGCGAGGCGGCGCTGCGGCGGCTGCCGCTGATGGCCGTGCACGCCATCCGCCCGCCCGCCCTGGCGTGGGGCGTGCCGATGGCGCCCATCCCCGACCTCGACACCGTCACGGGCGCCGCCCGGGACCGGATGGATGAGCGTCTGGCCCGCTGGCGGGACAGGTATCCGGAGGTGCCGGCCGAGGCCCGCGCGGTGCTCGCCACGGCCAAGGAGGCCCTGCGGGCGGCCTCGGCCGAGGCGAGCCTGCTGGTGGTCGGTGCCGACCGCGCCCGGCACCGCGGCCACCTGGGCACGGTCGTCCGGGCGATGACGGAGCACGCCGCGTGCCCGGTCGCCGTCGTCCCCGCCGACACCGGCGCCCGGGAGTGA
- a CDS encoding PstS family phosphate ABC transporter substrate-binding protein has protein sequence MTSGQRRLSAVATAAVVVALSAACGGTNTTTPAGEGTATASQGTGAAAELAGQVKADGSSTVAPLTSAAAEFFSEEQPKINVTVGTSGTGGGFEKFCNGETDIADASRPIKDEEKAACEAKGIKFTELTVATDALTVVVNKENTWAKCLTTDQLKKMWEPGAEGKVTSWKQVDAKFPDEPLKLFGPGTDSGTFDYFTDEINGEEGASRKDYSPSEDDNVIVQGVEGSKGGLGYFGFTYFEENADKLMAVQIDSGKGCVAPSAATAQDGTYTPLARPLFIYPSAAAAKRPEVAAFLDYFITNNNKIATDAKYIPLNSEQQAKLKTDLATLKSQA, from the coding sequence GTGACCAGTGGACAGCGCCGCCTCAGCGCCGTGGCGACGGCCGCCGTCGTTGTGGCCCTTTCCGCCGCTTGTGGCGGCACCAACACCACCACGCCGGCGGGGGAGGGCACCGCGACGGCCTCCCAGGGCACCGGCGCCGCCGCCGAGCTCGCGGGCCAGGTCAAGGCTGACGGCTCCAGCACGGTGGCCCCCCTGACCAGCGCCGCCGCGGAATTCTTCTCCGAGGAGCAGCCGAAGATCAACGTGACGGTCGGCACCTCCGGCACCGGCGGCGGCTTCGAGAAGTTCTGCAACGGTGAGACGGACATCGCCGATGCCTCCCGCCCGATCAAGGACGAGGAGAAGGCGGCCTGCGAGGCGAAGGGCATCAAGTTCACCGAGCTGACCGTCGCCACCGACGCGCTCACCGTCGTGGTCAACAAGGAGAACACCTGGGCCAAGTGCCTGACCACGGACCAGCTCAAGAAGATGTGGGAGCCCGGCGCCGAGGGCAAGGTCACGAGCTGGAAGCAGGTGGACGCCAAGTTCCCGGACGAGCCGCTGAAGCTGTTCGGCCCGGGCACCGACTCCGGCACGTTCGACTACTTCACCGACGAGATCAACGGTGAGGAGGGCGCGAGCCGCAAGGACTACAGCCCGAGCGAGGACGACAACGTCATCGTCCAGGGCGTCGAGGGTTCGAAGGGCGGCCTCGGTTACTTCGGCTTCACCTACTTCGAGGAGAACGCCGACAAGCTGATGGCCGTGCAGATCGACTCCGGCAAGGGCTGCGTCGCGCCGAGCGCGGCGACCGCGCAGGACGGCACCTACACCCCGCTGGCACGGCCGCTGTTCATCTACCCGTCGGCCGCCGCCGCCAAGCGGCCCGAGGTCGCGGCGTTCCTCGACTACTTCATCACCAACAACAACAAGATCGCGACGGACGCCAAGTACATCCCGCTCAACTCCGAGCAGCAGGCCAAGCTCAAGACCGACCTCGCGACCCTGAAGTCGCAGGCCTAA
- the pstC gene encoding phosphate ABC transporter permease subunit PstC → MPGTPQSLARSRPRYGEQVIKAVLMVAALLSVATTVGIVVSLLEPTISFFGEISAVEFFTSTEWGPLFEPPHYGVLPLVSATLITTGIAIVVAVPLGLGAAIYLSEYAKPKVRKFFKPMLEVLAGIPTVVFGFFALTFVTPLLRSIMPFEIEIFNALCAGLVVGFMIIPIVASLSEDAMAAVPNGLREGSYALGASKMTTSLRVVLPAAFSGIVAAVILAISRGVGETMIVFIAGGGQPNFSVDIGKAMQTMAAFIAQAGSGDVPVGTTEYNTIFAVGSLLFVMTFAMNFVSVRLVRRFREVYE, encoded by the coding sequence GTGCCCGGGACTCCCCAGTCCCTGGCGCGGTCGCGCCCGCGTTACGGCGAGCAGGTCATCAAGGCGGTCCTCATGGTGGCCGCCCTGCTGTCGGTCGCCACCACCGTCGGCATCGTGGTCTCGCTCCTGGAGCCCACGATCAGCTTCTTCGGCGAGATCAGCGCGGTGGAGTTCTTCACCTCCACCGAATGGGGACCGCTGTTCGAGCCGCCGCACTACGGCGTGTTGCCCCTGGTCAGCGCGACGCTGATCACGACCGGCATCGCGATCGTGGTGGCCGTGCCCCTGGGTCTCGGCGCCGCCATCTACCTGTCGGAGTACGCCAAGCCGAAGGTGCGCAAGTTCTTCAAGCCCATGCTTGAGGTGCTGGCGGGCATCCCGACCGTGGTGTTCGGCTTCTTCGCGCTGACGTTCGTCACGCCGCTGCTCCGGAGCATCATGCCGTTCGAGATCGAGATCTTCAACGCGCTGTGCGCGGGTCTCGTCGTCGGCTTCATGATCATCCCGATCGTGGCCTCGCTGTCGGAGGACGCGATGGCGGCGGTGCCGAACGGGCTGCGCGAGGGCTCGTACGCGCTGGGCGCCTCCAAGATGACCACGTCGCTGCGCGTGGTGCTGCCCGCGGCCTTCTCCGGCATCGTCGCGGCCGTCATCCTCGCCATCTCGCGCGGCGTGGGCGAGACGATGATCGTGTTCATCGCCGGCGGCGGCCAGCCGAACTTCTCCGTGGACATCGGCAAGGCGATGCAGACCATGGCCGCGTTCATCGCCCAGGCCGGATCCGGTGACGTGCCGGTCGGCACCACCGAGTACAACACCATCTTCGCGGTCGGCTCGCTGCTCTTCGTGATGACGTTCGCGATGAACTTCGTCAGCGTCCGGCTGGTGCGCAGGTTCCGGGAGGTGTACGAGTAA
- the pstA gene encoding phosphate ABC transporter permease PstA gives MAILSTPRSAVQLASKGTPVREHVFRTALIASLVVALVFMVALLSYVFVEGWPRLDSRLWENMPSVRNPDIAGAQSAITGTLWVISLTGLFTLPTGIAAAIYLEEYADKTRWYNRVIELNIQNLAGIPSIVYGILGLGIIARTLGLGFSVITASLTLGLLVLPIVIIASREAIRAVPPSIREGSLALGATQWQTISRQVLPASIPGIATGSILALSRAIGEAAPLLMLGAVSFIRFNPDGIFASYTVLPIQIFNWISQSREGFHVLAAAAIVVLLVILLLMNSVAIWLRNRYQKRW, from the coding sequence ATGGCGATTCTCTCGACGCCGCGCTCCGCCGTGCAACTGGCGAGCAAGGGCACTCCTGTCAGGGAGCACGTGTTCAGGACGGCGCTGATCGCCAGCCTGGTGGTGGCGCTCGTCTTCATGGTGGCCCTGCTGTCCTACGTGTTCGTGGAGGGCTGGCCCCGGCTCGACTCCCGCCTGTGGGAGAACATGCCGTCGGTCCGCAACCCCGACATCGCGGGCGCCCAGTCGGCGATCACCGGCACGCTCTGGGTCATCTCGCTGACCGGGCTGTTCACCCTGCCGACCGGCATCGCCGCGGCGATCTACCTGGAGGAGTACGCGGACAAGACCCGCTGGTACAACCGGGTCATCGAGCTCAACATCCAGAACCTGGCGGGCATCCCGTCGATCGTCTACGGCATCCTCGGTCTCGGCATCATCGCCCGCACGCTGGGCCTCGGGTTCAGTGTGATCACCGCGTCGCTCACCCTCGGCCTGCTGGTGCTGCCCATCGTGATCATCGCCTCGCGGGAGGCGATCCGCGCCGTGCCGCCCTCCATCCGCGAGGGCTCGCTGGCGTTGGGGGCGACGCAGTGGCAGACGATCTCCCGCCAGGTGCTGCCCGCCTCGATCCCCGGCATCGCGACCGGTTCGATCCTCGCCCTGTCCCGGGCGATCGGCGAGGCGGCCCCGCTGCTCATGCTGGGCGCCGTGTCCTTCATCCGCTTCAACCCGGACGGGATCTTCGCCAGCTACACCGTGCTGCCGATCCAGATCTTCAACTGGATCTCGCAGTCGCGCGAGGGGTTCCACGTCCTGGCCGCGGCGGCGATCGTGGTGCTGCTGGTGATCCTGCTGCTCATGAACTCCGTCGCCATCTGGCTCCGTAACCGCTACCAGAAGCGCTGGTGA
- the pstB gene encoding phosphate ABC transporter ATP-binding protein PstB → MPNVTVRGPEAPRTIESLDPVFTVKGLSVYYGDYEAVRGVDMLIGNREITAMIGPSGCGKSTVLRCFNRMNDLIPGARAAGTIQYHGEDLYGDHVDPIEVRRRIGMVFQKPNPFPKSIYDNIAYGPKVNGMKGKMDDIVEEALTQAALWDEVKAKLKQNALSLSGGQQQRLCIARAIAVKPEVILMDEPCSALDPIATTKIEDLMQELAHDYTIVIVTHNMQQAARVSHRTAFFTAEVDDAGVRHGRLVEFDETSRIFTNPSDKRTEDYITGRFG, encoded by the coding sequence ATGCCGAACGTCACAGTCCGCGGACCGGAGGCGCCGCGCACCATCGAGTCCCTCGACCCCGTCTTCACCGTCAAGGGCCTCAGCGTCTACTACGGCGACTACGAGGCCGTGCGCGGCGTCGACATGCTCATCGGCAACCGTGAGATCACCGCGATGATCGGCCCGTCCGGCTGCGGCAAGAGCACCGTGCTGCGCTGCTTCAACCGGATGAACGACCTCATCCCGGGCGCCCGCGCGGCCGGCACGATCCAATACCACGGCGAGGACCTGTACGGCGACCACGTGGACCCGATCGAGGTGCGCCGCCGCATCGGCATGGTCTTCCAGAAGCCCAACCCCTTCCCCAAGTCGATCTACGACAACATCGCCTACGGCCCCAAGGTCAACGGGATGAAGGGCAAGATGGACGACATCGTCGAGGAGGCGCTGACGCAGGCGGCCCTGTGGGACGAGGTCAAGGCCAAGCTCAAGCAGAACGCCCTGTCGCTGTCCGGCGGCCAGCAGCAGCGCCTGTGCATCGCGCGGGCCATCGCGGTCAAGCCCGAGGTCATCCTCATGGACGAGCCCTGCTCCGCCCTCGACCCGATCGCCACCACCAAGATCGAGGACCTGATGCAGGAGCTGGCGCACGACTACACGATCGTGATCGTCACCCACAACATGCAGCAGGCCGCCCGGGTCTCGCACCGCACCGCGTTCTTCACCGCCGAGGTGGACGACGCGGGCGTGCGGCACGGCCGCCTGGTCGAGTTCGACGAGACCAGCCGCATCTTCACCAACCCGTCCGACAAGCGCACCGAGGATTACATCACCGGACGCTTCGGGTGA
- a CDS encoding response regulator transcription factor, with product MRPQATLEGGEEARNGAASARARQVPGAPVLLVADPDTTGVRELTDALAREGVDVTGVTDGAQALLQAGALQPDVVLVSATIPLVGPVDFVRALRASRTMPVLLGIGEGHAELAVQALAAGATACVARPYRVPELLPLVQAAASGEPGAGRALVIGNVELDVGAYQVRVGGEAVHLPLREFELLLYLMRNIDRTVTREQIMRHVWHSSGDSVATNTIAVHVKRLRARLGDTDDTMIQTVRGVGYRLVSPDDR from the coding sequence ATGCGCCCGCAGGCAACACTCGAGGGGGGCGAGGAGGCCCGCAACGGCGCGGCCTCGGCGCGCGCCCGGCAGGTGCCGGGCGCACCCGTGTTGCTGGTGGCCGATCCCGACACCACGGGGGTCCGGGAGCTCACCGACGCGCTGGCCCGGGAGGGCGTCGACGTGACCGGGGTCACGGACGGCGCCCAGGCGCTCCTCCAGGCCGGGGCCCTGCAGCCGGACGTGGTGCTGGTCAGCGCCACCATCCCGCTCGTCGGGCCGGTCGACTTCGTCCGGGCGCTGCGCGCCAGCCGGACGATGCCCGTGCTGCTGGGCATCGGCGAAGGGCACGCGGAGCTGGCCGTGCAGGCGCTGGCGGCGGGGGCGACGGCCTGCGTGGCCCGGCCGTACCGGGTGCCCGAGCTGCTGCCGCTCGTGCAGGCCGCCGCGTCCGGCGAGCCCGGCGCGGGCCGGGCGCTCGTCATCGGCAACGTCGAACTGGACGTCGGCGCCTACCAGGTGCGGGTCGGCGGGGAGGCCGTGCACCTGCCGCTGCGCGAGTTCGAGCTGCTGCTCTACCTGATGCGAAACATCGACCGGACGGTCACCCGCGAGCAGATCATGCGGCACGTCTGGCACTCCTCAGGCGACTCGGTCGCCACCAACACGATCGCCGTGCACGTCAAGAGGTTGCGGGCGCGGCTCGGCGACACGGATGACACGATGATCCAGACGGTCCGGGGCGTCGGCTACCGGCTGGTCTCACCCGACGACCGCTGA
- the chrA gene encoding chromate efflux transporter, producing the protein MSEQPSPGSVREVALLFLKLGTIAFGGPAAHTAMMRDELVRRRGWVTDQRFVDLMGATNLVPGPNSTELAIHLGYDRARWRGLLAAGICFILPAALIVTALAWAYVTYGETPAVEGILYGVVPAVIAIIVHALFGLLRTVVKNVWLGLLAAAALAAYLLGVNELLVLAAGGLLAGGVLLARRAGRGAHGLVAVPLLGLGDPTGGQLTQLFLTMLKIGAVLYGSGYVLLAFLRGDFVDRLGWLTEQQLIDAVSIGQVTPGPVFTTATFIGYVIAGPAGAFLATVAIFLPSFVFVGLLTKITDRLRSSDWTSALLDGVNAAAFALMAGVSYQLGRTAIVDPLTVAIALATLVLLWRTRLNNAWYIAAGALIGLAHTLLT; encoded by the coding sequence GTGAGTGAGCAACCGTCCCCAGGCTCGGTGCGCGAGGTCGCGCTGCTGTTCCTGAAGCTCGGCACGATCGCGTTCGGCGGTCCGGCCGCGCACACCGCGATGATGCGCGACGAGCTGGTGCGCCGCCGCGGCTGGGTCACCGACCAGCGCTTCGTCGACCTGATGGGCGCCACCAACCTCGTTCCCGGCCCCAACTCGACCGAGCTCGCGATCCACCTGGGCTACGACCGGGCGCGCTGGCGTGGCCTGCTGGCCGCCGGGATCTGCTTCATCCTGCCGGCCGCGCTCATCGTCACGGCCCTCGCCTGGGCGTACGTGACCTACGGCGAGACGCCCGCGGTCGAGGGGATCCTGTACGGTGTCGTGCCGGCCGTGATCGCGATCATCGTGCACGCGCTGTTCGGCCTGCTGCGCACCGTGGTCAAGAACGTCTGGCTCGGCCTGCTGGCCGCCGCGGCGCTGGCCGCGTACCTGCTGGGAGTGAACGAGCTGCTGGTGCTGGCGGCGGGCGGCCTGCTCGCGGGCGGCGTCCTGCTGGCCCGGCGCGCGGGGCGCGGCGCGCACGGGCTGGTCGCGGTGCCGCTGCTGGGCCTCGGCGACCCGACCGGCGGCCAGCTCACCCAGCTCTTCCTGACCATGCTCAAGATCGGCGCCGTGCTGTACGGCAGCGGGTACGTCCTGCTGGCCTTCCTGCGCGGCGACTTCGTGGACCGGCTCGGCTGGCTCACCGAGCAGCAGCTCATCGACGCCGTGTCCATCGGCCAGGTCACCCCCGGGCCGGTGTTCACCACGGCGACCTTCATCGGCTACGTGATCGCCGGGCCCGCCGGGGCGTTCCTCGCCACCGTGGCGATCTTCCTGCCGTCGTTCGTGTTCGTCGGGCTGCTCACGAAGATCACTGACCGGCTGCGCTCCTCCGACTGGACCTCGGCCCTGCTGGACGGGGTCAACGCCGCCGCGTTCGCCCTCATGGCCGGCGTGTCCTACCAGCTCGGCCGGACGGCGATCGTCGATCCGCTCACGGTGGCGATCGCGCTGGCGACCCTCGTGCTGCTGTGGCGGACCCGGCTCAACAACGCGTGGTACATCGCGGCGGGCGCCTTGATCGGCCTGGCTCACACGCTGCTCACCTGA
- the fdhA gene encoding formaldehyde dehydrogenase, glutathione-independent: protein MPGNRGVSYEGPGKVEVRETDYPGYELKDGPGVNPGNVGRKLPHAAILKAVATNICGSDQHMVRGRTTAPQGLILGHEITGEVVDTGPDVEFIKTGDLVSVPFNIACGRCRNCKEGKTGVCENVNPDRPGSAYGYVDMGGWVGGQAAYVLVPYADWNLLKFPDKERAMEKILDLAMLADIFPTGFHGCVSAGVKPGATVYIAGAGPVGLAAACSAYLLGAAVVIVGDLNKERLDQAHSFGCETVNVAMGEPKDQIEQILGEPEVDCAVDAVGFEARGHGHESEAERPATVLNTLMDVTRAGGALGIPGLYVTGDPGAADEAARHGSLSIRIGLGWAKSHSLVTGQCPVMRYNRQLMMAILHDRVQIAKAVNATPISLDDAPRGYHEFDEGAARKYVLDPHGMLASR, encoded by the coding sequence ATGCCCGGTAACAGGGGCGTCTCCTACGAGGGGCCAGGCAAGGTCGAGGTACGCGAGACCGACTACCCCGGCTACGAGCTCAAGGACGGCCCGGGTGTGAACCCGGGCAACGTGGGCCGCAAGCTGCCCCACGCGGCCATACTCAAGGCCGTCGCCACCAACATCTGCGGCAGCGACCAGCACATGGTCCGCGGCCGCACCACGGCCCCGCAGGGCCTCATCCTCGGCCACGAGATCACCGGCGAGGTGGTCGACACCGGTCCCGACGTGGAGTTCATCAAGACCGGCGACCTCGTGTCCGTGCCGTTCAACATCGCCTGCGGCCGCTGCCGCAACTGCAAGGAGGGCAAGACCGGCGTCTGCGAGAACGTCAACCCGGACCGGCCCGGCTCCGCCTACGGCTACGTCGACATGGGCGGCTGGGTGGGCGGCCAGGCCGCCTACGTCCTGGTGCCGTACGCCGACTGGAACCTGCTCAAGTTCCCGGACAAGGAACGGGCGATGGAGAAGATCCTCGATCTGGCCATGCTCGCGGACATCTTCCCGACCGGGTTCCACGGCTGCGTGAGCGCCGGGGTGAAGCCGGGCGCGACCGTCTACATCGCCGGAGCCGGCCCCGTCGGGCTCGCCGCCGCGTGCTCGGCGTACCTGCTCGGCGCCGCCGTCGTCATCGTCGGCGACCTGAACAAGGAACGCCTGGACCAGGCCCACAGCTTCGGCTGCGAGACCGTCAACGTGGCCATGGGCGAGCCGAAGGACCAGATCGAGCAGATCCTCGGCGAGCCCGAGGTGGACTGCGCCGTGGACGCCGTCGGCTTCGAGGCCCGCGGACACGGCCACGAGTCGGAGGCCGAGCGGCCCGCCACCGTGCTCAACACGCTGATGGACGTCACCCGTGCGGGTGGCGCGCTCGGCATTCCCGGCCTGTACGTGACCGGGGACCCCGGCGCGGCGGACGAGGCGGCCAGGCACGGCTCGCTGTCGATCCGGATCGGCCTCGGCTGGGCCAAGTCGCACAGTCTCGTCACCGGCCAGTGCCCCGTCATGAGGTACAACCGCCAGCTCATGATGGCGATCCTGCACGACCGGGTGCAGATCGCCAAGGCGGTCAACGCCACGCCGATCTCGCTGGACGACGCCCCGCGCGGCTACCACGAGTTCGACGAGGGCGCGGCGCGCAAGTACGTGCTCGACCCGCACGGCATGCTCGCGTCCAGGTGA